A window of the Acidovorax sp. YS12 genome harbors these coding sequences:
- a CDS encoding PAS domain-containing protein, translating to MRMNVPVTQCNYDYPGGELLVSSTNTRGEITHCNPAFVRVSGYDYGELIGQPHNIIRHPDMPALAFKDLWATVGRGKPWTGLVKNRRKNGDHYWVRANVTPIMEGGKPVGYLSVRTKPAAQEAAAAEALYARMRAEAAQGRTTLALRGGELVVGGVRGWLKRVRRLGVTVRMALTLAALSSTVLLADVLALQGAQALLWRVAALAGVGAGMVAYCHFQFSAALREAERFASDIAGCNLATTARTDFPSTLGTVLRRLVQIQVNLRAVVGDVRAEVQGFSGVAGQIAQGSTELAQRTGAQAGNLLQTTQAMRQLSDTVADTVRATEAMEAESARSMAVARRGSAAIAEVGASMEHIRQSSARMGEIISTIENIAFQTNMLALNAAVEAARAGEQGRGFAVVAGEVRALAQRSAMAAKEISGLIGQSVEGIAEGNQRMVQAGGTIEDMVRLAEQVSGQMHTITDATRGQSEGITQVNQAMLQLDQVTQRNAAQVEESTAAAQMLRAGAQSLERSVAVFRL from the coding sequence ATGCGCATGAATGTGCCTGTCACCCAGTGCAACTACGACTATCCGGGCGGCGAACTGCTGGTTTCCAGTACCAACACGCGGGGTGAGATCACCCATTGCAATCCTGCCTTCGTGCGCGTGAGCGGCTATGACTACGGCGAACTGATCGGCCAGCCGCACAACATCATTCGCCATCCCGACATGCCCGCGCTGGCGTTCAAGGACCTGTGGGCCACGGTGGGGCGCGGCAAACCGTGGACCGGCCTGGTGAAGAACCGGCGCAAGAACGGCGACCACTACTGGGTGCGCGCCAACGTCACGCCGATCATGGAAGGTGGCAAGCCCGTGGGCTATCTGTCGGTGCGCACCAAGCCTGCGGCGCAGGAGGCCGCCGCCGCCGAGGCGCTGTACGCGCGCATGCGCGCCGAAGCCGCCCAGGGCCGGACCACGCTGGCCTTGCGCGGCGGCGAGCTGGTGGTGGGCGGCGTGCGCGGCTGGCTGAAGCGCGTGCGCCGCCTCGGCGTTACCGTGCGCATGGCGCTGACGCTGGCGGCCCTCTCCAGCACCGTGCTGCTGGCCGACGTGCTGGCCCTGCAGGGCGCGCAGGCGCTGCTGTGGCGCGTGGCCGCGCTGGCGGGGGTCGGTGCCGGCATGGTCGCCTACTGCCACTTCCAGTTCAGCGCAGCGCTGAGGGAGGCCGAGCGCTTCGCCAGCGACATCGCGGGATGCAACCTGGCCACCACGGCGCGCACCGACTTTCCCAGCACGCTGGGCACCGTGCTGCGGCGCCTGGTGCAGATCCAGGTCAACCTGCGTGCCGTGGTGGGCGACGTGCGGGCCGAGGTGCAGGGCTTTTCCGGCGTCGCCGGGCAGATCGCCCAGGGCAGCACCGAACTGGCGCAGCGCACCGGCGCCCAGGCGGGCAACCTGCTGCAAACCACGCAGGCGATGCGCCAGCTTTCCGACACGGTGGCCGACACCGTGCGCGCCACCGAGGCCATGGAGGCCGAGAGCGCGCGCAGCATGGCCGTGGCGCGGCGCGGCAGCGCGGCGATCGCCGAGGTGGGCGCGTCGATGGAGCACATCCGCCAGTCGTCCGCGCGCATGGGCGAGATCATCAGCACCATCGAGAACATCGCGTTCCAGACCAACATGCTGGCGCTGAACGCCGCCGTCGAAGCCGCGCGCGCTGGCGAGCAGGGCCGGGGCTTTGCCGTGGTGGCGGGCGAGGTGCGCGCACTGGCCCAGCGCAGCGCCATGGCGGCCAAGGAAATCAGCGGCCTGATCGGCCAGTCGGTGGAGGGTATCGCCGAAGGCAACCAGCGCATGGTGCAGGCGGGCGGCACCATCGAGGACATGGTGCGCCTGGCCGAGCAGGTGTCGGGGCAGATGCACACCATCACCGACGCCACGCGCGGCCAGTCCGAGGGCATCACCCAGGTCAACCAGGCCATGCTGCAGCTCGACCAGGTGACCCAGCGCAATGCCGCCCAGGTGGAGGAATCCACGGCGGCCGCGCAGATGCTGCGCGCGGGCGCGCAGTCGCTGGAGCGCAGCGTGGCCGTGTTCAGACTGTGA
- a CDS encoding PAS domain-containing protein — protein MRTNLPVTQQEYDYPGEELLMSTTDTKGVITHCNAAFMRVSGFEFDELIGQPHNIVRHPDMPPEAYKDLWATIGHGRSWTGIVKNRRKNGDHYWVRASVTPLVENGKPKGYMSVRAKPTRAEVAAAEQLYERLRREREAGRPTIRLHAGRVRPMGWRDWLGRWQRASITQRMAGLLGLLVLAGLAPGAMGWTGPAVLAGQALALVLLAAFIVWRVDSSITKSLTDANLLARDIAGCNLVTVVSGGRGRHPMVLLTERLQQIQINLRAVVGDARGEISGFGEISGEMHRSAQHLAERTESQAASLEETAASMEELSATVRQSGDTAQQIAKESERSAQLAREGGQAVATVTQVMQSIEDSSRQMGQIISTIEGIAFQTNILALNAAVEAARAGEQGKGFAVVAGEVRALAQRSAQAAGEIRALIGTSNTHVAHGAGQVQAAGKTIAQVVDSAAYVNQLMEQIGTAAREQTMGIAQVNTAVVELNHVTQQNAALVQESADAANHMNANAGVLGRTLAVFRLPGDRS, from the coding sequence ATGCGCACGAACCTCCCCGTTACCCAGCAGGAGTACGACTACCCTGGTGAAGAGCTCCTGATGTCGACCACCGACACCAAGGGCGTCATCACCCACTGCAATGCCGCCTTCATGCGCGTGAGCGGGTTTGAGTTCGACGAACTCATCGGGCAACCCCACAACATCGTGCGCCATCCCGACATGCCGCCCGAGGCCTATAAGGACCTGTGGGCCACCATCGGCCATGGCCGCAGCTGGACGGGCATCGTGAAGAACCGGCGCAAGAATGGCGACCACTACTGGGTGCGCGCCAGCGTCACGCCGCTGGTGGAAAACGGCAAGCCCAAGGGCTATATGTCGGTGCGGGCGAAGCCCACGCGCGCCGAGGTGGCCGCCGCCGAGCAGCTGTACGAGCGCCTGCGCCGTGAGCGCGAGGCCGGCCGCCCGACCATCCGCCTGCATGCCGGGCGCGTGCGACCCATGGGCTGGCGCGACTGGCTGGGGCGCTGGCAGCGCGCCAGCATCACCCAGCGCATGGCCGGGCTGCTGGGCCTGCTGGTGCTGGCGGGGCTGGCGCCGGGCGCCATGGGCTGGACAGGCCCGGCGGTGCTGGCCGGACAGGCCCTGGCACTGGTGCTGCTGGCCGCGTTCATCGTCTGGCGCGTGGATTCCAGCATCACCAAGTCCTTGACCGACGCCAACCTGCTGGCGCGTGACATCGCAGGCTGCAACCTTGTCACCGTGGTCAGCGGCGGGCGCGGCCGTCACCCTATGGTGCTGCTGACGGAGCGGCTGCAGCAGATCCAGATCAACCTGCGCGCCGTGGTGGGCGATGCGCGCGGCGAGATCTCCGGCTTCGGCGAAATCTCCGGCGAGATGCACCGCAGCGCCCAGCACCTGGCCGAGCGCACCGAGTCGCAGGCCGCGAGCCTGGAGGAAACGGCGGCGTCGATGGAGGAACTGTCGGCCACCGTGCGACAGTCCGGCGACACGGCGCAGCAGATCGCCAAGGAGAGCGAGCGCAGCGCCCAACTGGCGCGCGAGGGCGGACAGGCCGTGGCCACGGTCACCCAGGTGATGCAGTCCATCGAGGATTCGTCGCGCCAGATGGGGCAGATCATCTCCACCATCGAGGGCATTGCGTTCCAGACCAACATCCTGGCGCTCAACGCCGCCGTCGAGGCGGCGCGCGCGGGCGAGCAGGGCAAGGGCTTCGCCGTAGTGGCGGGCGAGGTGCGCGCGCTGGCGCAGCGCAGCGCCCAGGCGGCGGGCGAGATCCGCGCGCTCATCGGCACCTCGAACACGCATGTGGCGCATGGCGCGGGCCAGGTGCAGGCCGCGGGCAAGACCATCGCCCAGGTGGTCGATTCGGCCGCCTACGTGAACCAGTTGATGGAACAGATCGGCACCGCCGCGCGCGAGCAGACCATGGGCATCGCCCAGGTCAACACTGCCGTGGTGGAGCTGAACCACGTCACGCAGCAGAACGCCGCGCTGGTGCAGGAGTCGGCCGACGCCGCCAACCACATGAACGCCAACGCCGGCGTGCTCGGGCGCACGCTGGCGGTGTTCCGCCTGCCGGGCGACCGCAGCTGA
- a CDS encoding LysR family transcriptional regulator, whose translation MLFDLRALGYFVAAYEEGGVTAAARRCHVAQPSISMAIKGLEDVLGTLLFERSRAGLAPTPAGERLYPRACSLLAQAGAMVRDFREAPREVLGIHLPDDVLLRSAAPLLSWLDAHWPAAQIRLTATPGEARLRLVADHCKPEGDLFESVAREPYVMLVPERHPLRFKARFALADLQGLPLIERPYCPLHERFARLLAEQGITFEVRASAAREEALLQMVELGLGLAVVPQSHAAHAPRCIARPLDAALPFARHLGLACAPDDAALAPMLPRMAAALRGQGPVAADAACRQA comes from the coding sequence ATGCTGTTCGACCTGCGCGCCCTGGGCTACTTCGTCGCTGCCTACGAGGAAGGCGGCGTCACCGCCGCCGCGCGCCGCTGCCACGTGGCGCAGCCTTCGATCAGCATGGCCATCAAGGGGCTGGAGGACGTGCTGGGCACTCTGCTGTTCGAGCGCAGCCGCGCGGGCCTGGCCCCCACGCCCGCGGGCGAGCGGCTCTACCCGCGCGCGTGCAGCCTGCTGGCGCAGGCCGGGGCGATGGTGCGCGACTTCCGCGAGGCGCCGCGCGAGGTGCTGGGCATCCACCTGCCCGACGACGTGCTGCTGCGCAGCGCGGCGCCCCTGCTCTCCTGGCTTGACGCCCACTGGCCCGCCGCACAGATCCGCCTGACCGCCACGCCCGGCGAGGCACGGCTGCGCCTCGTGGCCGACCACTGCAAGCCCGAAGGCGACCTGTTCGAGAGCGTGGCGCGCGAACCCTACGTGATGCTCGTGCCCGAGCGGCACCCGCTGCGCTTCAAGGCCCGCTTCGCCCTGGCCGACCTGCAGGGCCTGCCGCTGATCGAGCGCCCCTACTGCCCGCTGCACGAGCGCTTCGCCCGGCTGCTGGCCGAACAGGGCATCACCTTCGAGGTACGGGCCAGCGCCGCGCGCGAGGAAGCCCTGCTGCAGATGGTGGAGCTGGGCCTGGGCCTGGCCGTGGTGCCGCAGTCGCACGCAGCGCATGCGCCGCGCTGCATCGCGCGCCCGCTGGATGCGGCCCTGCCTTTCGCCCGGCACCTGGGCCTGGCCTGCGCGCCGGACGACGCTGCGCTCGCCCCGATGCTGCCCCGCATGGCGGCCGCACTGCGGGGACAGGGCCCGGTGGCGGCGGACGCAGCCTGCAGGCAGGCCTGA
- the queF gene encoding NADPH-dependent 7-cyano-7-deazaguanine reductase QueF, with product MNHPAQSPLGKASAYADQYDPALLFPIARAPKRAEIGITGPQPFFGADLWTAFELSWLNTRGKPQVALAHITVPCETPNIIESKSFKLYLNSFNGTRFASSDAVRERLRADLSEAAWRGAASPGTVGVRLAGPEQFDQEPVHELSGLDLDRLDVECTHYQPEPALLTAAFGAAPVTETLTSRLLKSNCLVTGQPDWGSVQIGYSGPQIDQAGLLRYIVSFRNHNEFHEQCVERMFMDITARCRPLKLTVYARYTRRGGLDINPLRTSHPQQLPRNVRTARQ from the coding sequence ATGAACCATCCAGCGCAATCCCCCCTGGGCAAAGCCTCGGCCTACGCCGACCAGTACGACCCCGCCCTGCTGTTCCCCATCGCGCGCGCGCCAAAGCGCGCCGAGATCGGCATCACCGGCCCGCAGCCGTTCTTCGGTGCCGACCTGTGGACGGCATTCGAGCTGTCGTGGCTGAACACGCGCGGCAAGCCGCAGGTGGCGCTGGCGCACATCACCGTGCCGTGCGAAACGCCGAACATCATCGAGAGCAAGTCGTTCAAGCTGTACCTCAACAGCTTCAACGGCACGCGCTTCGCCAGCAGTGACGCCGTGCGCGAGCGCCTGCGCGCCGACCTGAGCGAAGCCGCCTGGCGCGGCGCGGCCAGCCCCGGCACCGTGGGCGTGCGCCTGGCCGGGCCGGAGCAGTTCGACCAGGAACCCGTGCACGAGCTCAGCGGCCTGGACCTCGACCGGCTGGACGTGGAGTGCACGCACTACCAGCCGGAGCCCGCGCTGCTCACCGCCGCGTTCGGCGCCGCCCCGGTGACCGAGACGCTGACCAGCCGCCTGCTCAAGAGCAACTGCCTGGTGACCGGCCAGCCCGACTGGGGCAGCGTGCAGATCGGCTACAGCGGCCCGCAGATCGACCAGGCCGGCCTGCTGCGGTACATCGTGAGCTTTCGCAACCACAACGAATTCCACGAACAGTGCGTGGAGCGCATGTTCATGGACATCACCGCGCGCTGCCGCCCGCTCAAGCTGACGGTGTACGCGCGCTACACGCGCCGCGGCGGGCTGGACATCAACCCGCTGCGCACCAGCCATCCGCAGCAGTTGCCGCGCAACGTGCGCACGGCACGGCAATGA
- a CDS encoding oligopeptide transporter, OPT family: MAPHPAAVREFTVRGVFLGALITLAFTAANVYLGLKVGLTFASAIPAAVISMALLYRLRDSNILENNLVQTQASAAGTLSSVIFVLPALLMLGLWNGFPFWQTALVCAAGGTLGVLYTVPLRRVMVVQSGLPYPEGVAAAEVLRVGEAQRHKGQGKGHGAGLRQLGWGTGLAALFGFLSGGLRLLGDAVNLWIPAGGVVFRVAAGFSPALLAAGYLMGAAAGVAVLLGLVLCWGVAVPWLTALAPADHGQALPALATALWAGKVRFLGAGVIGISALWTVATLVRPILQAIRQQGARPQGDGAAPPATDQDMPRHWMLAIGAAALAVLFLVTQGFIAEYLPGMPPATRYALTALCVLFAAVFGFLVAAACGYMAGLVGSSASPISGIGIIATILMGLALLALHTLVPAFAASVSGQLGVALVLFMVSVILAMAAISNDNLQDLKTGYLVGATPWRQQVVLIIGCLVGAVVIPPVLDLLYHAYGFAGALPRPGMDPAQALAAPQATLMQQIASGIFSGALEWTMLGLGVLLGVGVIVADVALRRTGRGALPPLAVGLGIYLPPTIGLTLAVGAALGWSLQRGLRSAGARLGADWAAAAEERGLLLASGLIVGESLMGLLLAALIGFSGQDAPLALVGEGFAPAMWLGLLYFGGLCIFFYRSVLRL, encoded by the coding sequence ATGGCACCACACCCCGCCGCCGTGCGCGAGTTCACCGTACGCGGTGTCTTCCTTGGCGCACTCATCACGCTGGCCTTCACGGCGGCCAACGTCTACCTCGGCCTGAAGGTCGGGCTGACCTTCGCCTCGGCCATTCCCGCGGCCGTGATTTCGATGGCGCTGCTGTACCGCCTGCGCGACTCCAACATCCTGGAAAACAACCTGGTGCAGACCCAGGCCTCGGCCGCCGGCACGCTGTCGTCGGTGATTTTCGTGCTGCCGGCCTTGCTGATGCTCGGGCTGTGGAACGGCTTTCCGTTCTGGCAGACGGCGCTGGTCTGCGCCGCCGGCGGCACCCTGGGCGTGCTCTACACCGTGCCGCTGCGGCGCGTGATGGTGGTCCAGTCCGGCCTGCCCTACCCCGAGGGCGTGGCCGCCGCCGAAGTGCTGCGCGTGGGCGAGGCCCAGCGCCACAAGGGCCAGGGCAAGGGGCATGGCGCGGGCCTGCGCCAGCTGGGCTGGGGCACCGGGCTGGCCGCGCTGTTCGGCTTCCTGAGCGGCGGCCTGCGCCTGCTCGGCGATGCGGTGAACCTGTGGATTCCCGCGGGTGGCGTGGTGTTCCGGGTGGCGGCCGGGTTTTCTCCGGCGCTGCTGGCCGCCGGCTACCTGATGGGCGCCGCGGCCGGCGTGGCGGTGCTGCTGGGGCTGGTGCTGTGCTGGGGCGTGGCCGTGCCGTGGCTCACCGCCCTGGCCCCCGCGGATCACGGGCAGGCGCTGCCCGCGCTGGCCACCGCGCTGTGGGCGGGCAAGGTGCGCTTTCTCGGCGCTGGGGTCATCGGCATTTCGGCGCTGTGGACCGTGGCCACGCTGGTCCGGCCCATCCTGCAGGCCATCCGCCAGCAGGGCGCCCGGCCCCAGGGCGACGGCGCGGCACCGCCCGCCACCGACCAGGACATGCCCCGGCACTGGATGCTGGCCATCGGCGCAGCCGCGCTGGCGGTGCTGTTCCTGGTCACCCAGGGCTTCATCGCCGAATACCTGCCGGGCATGCCGCCCGCCACGCGCTACGCCCTCACGGCCCTGTGCGTGCTGTTCGCGGCGGTGTTCGGCTTTCTGGTGGCAGCGGCCTGCGGCTACATGGCCGGGCTGGTGGGGTCATCGGCCAGCCCCATCTCGGGCATCGGCATCATCGCCACCATTCTCATGGGCCTGGCACTGCTGGCGCTGCACACGCTGGTGCCGGCGTTCGCGGCCAGCGTCTCGGGCCAGTTGGGCGTGGCGCTGGTGCTGTTCATGGTGTCGGTGATCCTGGCCATGGCCGCCATCTCCAACGACAACCTGCAGGACCTCAAGACCGGCTACCTGGTGGGCGCCACGCCCTGGCGCCAGCAGGTGGTGCTCATCATCGGCTGCCTGGTGGGTGCCGTGGTGATTCCGCCCGTGCTCGACCTGCTCTACCACGCCTACGGCTTTGCCGGCGCCCTGCCGCGCCCGGGCATGGACCCGGCGCAGGCCCTGGCCGCCCCGCAGGCCACGCTGATGCAGCAGATCGCCAGCGGCATCTTCAGCGGCGCGCTGGAGTGGACGATGCTGGGGCTGGGCGTGCTGCTGGGCGTTGGCGTCATCGTCGCCGACGTGGCCTTGCGCCGTACCGGGCGCGGGGCGCTGCCGCCGCTGGCGGTGGGCCTGGGCATCTACCTGCCGCCCACCATCGGCCTGACGCTGGCCGTGGGCGCCGCGCTGGGCTGGAGCCTGCAGCGCGGCCTGCGCAGCGCCGGGGCACGCCTGGGGGCGGACTGGGCCGCCGCGGCGGAAGAACGCGGCCTGCTGCTGGCCTCGGGCCTGATCGTGGGAGAGAGCCTCATGGGCCTGCTGCTGGCGGCCTTGATCGGCTTCAGCGGCCAGGACGCGCCCCTGGCCCTCGTGGGCGAAGGGTTTGCCCCCGCGATGTGGCTGGGGCTGCTGTATTTTGGCGGCCTCTGCATCTTTTTCTACCGCAGCGTGCTGCGCCTCTGA
- a CDS encoding 2OG-Fe(II) oxygenase, translating to MSARQPVTPALRAWIIERAAEGLDLPALVDAMCQAGWDAEVARQAAEETLHASTAPPGPGPATALPEPALQGAPARIDAGDRTVDVLMALAHPRVVLLGNLLSPEECTALIDAARPRMARSLTVATATGGEEVNEDRTSEGMFFQRGETALVQRIEARIARLVNWPVENGEGLQVLRYGPGAEYKPHYDYFDPAQRGTATLVRRGGQRVATLVLYLNAPAQGGATTFPDAGLEVTPHPGHAVFFSYARPDPGTQTLHAGAPVLAGEKWIATKWLRERAFH from the coding sequence ATGAGCGCCCGCCAGCCCGTCACCCCGGCGCTGCGCGCCTGGATCATCGAGCGGGCCGCCGAGGGGCTGGACCTGCCCGCCCTGGTCGATGCCATGTGCCAGGCCGGCTGGGACGCCGAGGTGGCCCGCCAGGCCGCCGAAGAGACGCTGCACGCCAGCACCGCACCACCAGGGCCAGGGCCCGCCACGGCCCTGCCCGAGCCCGCGCTGCAAGGCGCACCGGCGCGCATCGACGCGGGCGACCGCACGGTCGACGTGCTCATGGCCCTGGCGCACCCGCGCGTGGTGCTGCTGGGCAACCTGCTCTCGCCCGAGGAGTGCACCGCGCTGATCGACGCCGCGCGCCCGCGCATGGCGCGCTCGCTCACCGTGGCCACAGCCACCGGCGGGGAGGAAGTCAACGAGGACCGCACCAGCGAAGGCATGTTCTTCCAGCGCGGCGAGACGGCGCTGGTCCAGCGCATCGAGGCGCGCATCGCCCGCCTGGTGAACTGGCCGGTGGAAAACGGCGAGGGCCTGCAGGTGCTGCGCTACGGCCCGGGCGCCGAGTACAAGCCGCACTACGACTACTTCGACCCCGCCCAGCGCGGCACCGCCACGCTGGTGCGCCGGGGCGGCCAGCGCGTGGCCACGCTGGTGCTGTACCTGAACGCCCCGGCCCAGGGCGGCGCCACCACCTTCCCCGACGCGGGCCTGGAAGTGACGCCGCACCCGGGCCACGCGGTGTTCTTCAGCTACGCGCGCCCCGATCCGGGCACCCAGACCCTGCACGCCGGCGCGCCCGTGCTGGCGGGCGAGAAGTGGATCGCCACCAAATGGCTGCGCGAGCGCGCGTTCCACTGA
- the yaaA gene encoding peroxide stress protein YaaA codes for MLFLLSPAKSLDYDSPLPAGLPHTLPQFIPDAARLIAVLRTRAPQDIASLMSISDALAALNVARYGAWSPRFTPENARQAVMAFNGDVYEGLQAATLSLPDLDWAQRHLAILSGLYGVLRPLDLMQPYRLEMGTRLATDAGANLYQFWGRRIAEHLDRQLADEADPVVVNLASQEYFKAVDRKALGARVVECVFEDCKGGQYKIISFYAKRARGLMARWAIQQRASTPRQLEGFDLEGYAFHPAASAPERLVFRRAAQP; via the coding sequence ATGCTGTTTCTGCTCTCCCCCGCCAAATCGCTGGACTACGACAGCCCGCTTCCTGCCGGGCTGCCGCACACCCTACCCCAGTTCATCCCGGACGCCGCCCGCCTGATCGCGGTGCTGCGCACCCGCGCGCCCCAGGACATCGCCTCGCTCATGTCCATCAGCGACGCGCTGGCGGCGCTCAACGTGGCGCGCTACGGCGCCTGGTCGCCCCGCTTCACGCCGGAGAACGCGCGCCAGGCCGTCATGGCCTTCAACGGCGACGTGTACGAGGGCCTGCAGGCCGCCACGCTCTCGCTGCCGGACCTGGACTGGGCGCAGCGGCACCTCGCCATCCTCAGCGGGCTCTACGGCGTGTTGCGCCCGCTCGACCTGATGCAGCCCTACCGCCTGGAAATGGGCACGCGCCTGGCCACCGACGCTGGCGCCAACCTGTACCAGTTCTGGGGCCGGCGCATCGCCGAGCACCTGGACCGCCAGCTGGCGGACGAGGCCGACCCGGTGGTGGTGAACCTGGCGTCGCAGGAATACTTCAAGGCCGTGGACCGCAAGGCGCTCGGCGCGCGCGTGGTCGAGTGCGTGTTCGAGGACTGCAAGGGCGGCCAGTACAAGATCATCAGCTTCTACGCCAAGCGCGCGCGCGGCCTGATGGCGCGCTGGGCCATCCAGCAGCGCGCCAGCACGCCGCGCCAGCTCGAAGGCTTCGACCTGGAGGGCTACGCCTTCCACCCCGCCGCGTCGGCCCCCGAGCGCCTGGTGTTCCGCCGCGCGGCGCAGCCATGA